A part of Pseudochaenichthys georgianus chromosome 23, fPseGeo1.2, whole genome shotgun sequence genomic DNA contains:
- the LOC117468280 gene encoding protein bicaudal D homolog 1-like isoform X1: MAAGGAGCGDTVEQCRAEVERLTRELAEANREKIQAAECGLVVLEENQSLKQQYAELEAEQETLRLELEQLQEAFGQAYSTQRRVAEDGETNEETLLQESASKEAYYMGRLLELQSALTKSRATSSNVLADNEHLSTLLQELREQSNDVLELQRSRMREEIREYKFREGRLLQDYTELEEENITLQKLVSTLKQNQVEYEGLKHEIKVLEEETEILNSQLQDALRLKDMSDAQLEESLESLKSEREQKKHLRRELVHHLSMCDVAYTGSAHLTFSSAPPSGTATPTTMLSPNAEDPTRCNGHLQGGTAAGTAGSVPRANGDCRVSGWKSEGGVTSDLFNEMNMTEIQKLKQQLVTVERENVSLMTSLQESQSQLQHTQAALTEQHEKSLRLNQRVTVLRRLNRRARLHHEAPACAPSQLHPEALVELDRDEEEAEEEGGTEEDRSETLNKSQVFSYQTPGLEILQCKYRVAVTEVVELKAEVKCLRDRLAQGVEVAAEEKPRRNSLQKLDRQVNTLEKNCREGREKISSLELELQAAQSAASESRGALNAAQDELVILSEELAQLYHHVCLCNNETPNRIVLDYYRQGRGLRGLSATLKAMSADNSKVLLTPRLARRLAAVASSTLTPGESRSPSQSPSKEPLSREGGGEKEKGGLLEPPEQSLPPCTPPTRSPSISASSSSSSSSSPALEPASELRREPMNIYNLNAIIKDQVKHLQRAVDTSLQLSRQRAAARELAPLMDKDKEVCMEEILKLKSLLSTKREQIATLRLVLRANKQTAEGALSNLKSKYEAEKTMVRDTMTRLRNELKALKEDAATFSSLRAMFATRCDEYVTQLDDMQMQLAAAEDEKKTLNSLLRMAIQQKLALTQRLEDLAFDQEQTHQTRGGRLHRIKTSTPKVSPSASSSASNLAQGSTSAMTPVRPSLSNLLSSTSILPDDPTLRLSPSVVSAALASALTSPTSHFHTCSPSSPAGASLVSPLAPESPPCLGAPSFPSPRTPPSTSLKLAHSQWTMGVRTFVVDSHSISVNITPNLSHSPGPSRHITPDSFSSSPSTTTTRPTQPGSGPSSPYRSPILGLRRSTWSPSPRTRPLSSLTRSSVLYAPSSPSPYSSSHSPSPSYSSAYYGSSSSVFTPSRSYLASGTTNSYGHSTSYTPLYPRHYSSYRPRH; the protein is encoded by the exons GCGTTTGGCCAGGCCTACTCTACCCAGCGTAGGGTGGCAGAAGATGGGGAGACCAACGAGGAGACGCTGCTGCAGGAGTCTGCCAGCAAGGAGGCTTACTACATGGGCCGCCTCCTGGAGCTCCAGTCGGCTCTGACGAAAAGCCGGGCCACCTCCTCTAACGTTCTGGCTGACAACGAACACCTGAGCACCCTGCTGCAGGAGCTGAGGGAG CAGAGCAATGACGTGTTGGAGCTTCAGCGCAGCCGGATGCGAGAGGAGATCAGGGAGTACAAGTTTCGAGAGGGACGGCTGCTCCAGGACTACACCGAGCTGGAGGAGGAGAACATTACGCTGCAGAAACTGGTGTCGACACTCAAACAGAATCAG GTGGAGTATGAAGGTCTGAAGCATGAGATTAAGGTCCTGGAGGAGGAGACAGAGATCCTAAACAGCCAGTTGCAGGACGCGCTGCGTTTGAAGGACATGTCAGACGCTCAGCTGGAGGAGTCCCTGGAGTCTCTGAAGAGCGAGCGTGAGCAGAAGAAGCACCTGCGCAGGGAGCTGGTACACCACCTCAGCATGTGTGATGTGGCCTACACAGGAAGTGCCCACCTCACGTTCAGCTCCGCCCCGCCCAGTGGAACCGCCACCCCGACGACTATGCTCTCCCCAAACGCAGAAGATCCAACGAG GTGTAATGGCCACCTCCAGGGTGGGACCGCAGCGGGAACAGCAGGGTCGGTGCCCAGAGCTAATGGAGACTGCCGGGTCTCGGGTTGGAAATCTGAGGGTGGGGTGACGTCGGACCTCTTCAACGAGATGAACATGACAGAGATTCAGAAGCTCAAGCAGCAGCTGGTGACG GTTGAACGTGAGAATGTCTCCCTGATGACCAGTCTGCAGGAGTCCCAGAGTCAGCTTCAACACACCCAGGCTGCCCTGACCGAGCAGCATGAGAAGTCCCTCCGCCTGAACCAAAGAGTCACTGTCCTCCGCCGCCTGAATCGCAGGGCCCGCCTACACCATGAAGCCCCTGCTTGTGCCCCCTCTCAGCTCCACCCTGAGGCCCTGGTGGAGCTGGACAGAGATGAAGAGGAGGCTGAAGAGGAAGGAGGGACTGAGGAGGATCGGAGTGAGACACTAAACAAAAGTCAGGTATTTTCTTACCAGACGCCAGGACTGGAGATTCTGCAGTGCAAGTACCGTGTGGCTGTGACAGAGGTGGTGGAGCTCAAGGCGGAGGTGAAATGTCTCCGTGATCGACTGGCTCAGGGTGTGGAAGTGGCAGCGGAGGAGAAGCCAAGGCGAAACAGTCTGCAGAAGCTGGACAGGCAGGTCAACACGTTGGAGAAGAACTGCCGGGAGGGACGTGAGAAG ATTTCCAGCCTGGAGTTGGAGTTGCAGGCAGCTCAGTCAGCAGCCAGCGAGAGTCGGGGTGCGTTGAACGCAGCTCAAGATGAGTTGGTGATTCTCAGTGAGGAGCTCGCCCAGCTCTACCACCACGTCTGTCTGTGCAACAACGAGACGCCCAACCGTATCGTGCTGGACTACTACAG acaAGGCAGAGGGCTCCGGGGCCTCAGTGCCACTCTTAAAGCCATGTCTGCTGACAACAGCAAAGTTCTCCTCACACCACGCCTCGCCAGGCGGCTGGCGGCTGTCGCTTCATCCACCCTGACTCCCGGGGAGTCGCGTAGCCCCTCACAGTCTCCATCCAAGGAGCCTTTATCTAGGGAAGGTGGCGGGGAGAAGGAAAAGGGGGGCCTCCTGGAGCCACCTGAGCAGAGCCTGCCGCCCTGCACACCTCCAACCCGCTCACCTAGCATCAGTGCCTCTTCATCAAGTTCCTCATCATCCTCGCCTGCCCTGGAGCCAGCTAGTGAGCTGCGCAGGGAACCCATGAACATATACAACCTCAACGCCATCATCAAAGACCAG GTGAAGCACCTGCAGCGGGCAGTAGACACGTCTCTGCAGCTGTCCAGACAGAGAGCTGCAGCCAGAGAGCTGGCGCCTCTGATGGACAAGGACAAGGAGGTCTGCATGGAGGAGATCCTGAAGCTCAAGTCTTTGCTCAGCACCAAGAGAGAGCAGATCGCCACCCTCAGACTGGTACTCAGGGCCAACAAACAG ACGGCTGAAGGGGCTCTGTCCAACTTGAAGAGTAAGTATGAGGCGGAGAAAACCATGGTTAGGGACACCATGACGAGGCTGAGGAACGAGCTGAAGGCCTTGAAGGAAGATGCCGCCACTTTCTCATCTCTGCGCGCCATGTTTGCCACCAG GTGCGATGAGTATGTTACCCAGCTGGATGACATGCAGATGCAGCTGGCTGCGGCGGAGGATGAGAAGAAGACTTTGAACTCCCTCCTGCGCATGGCTATCCAGCAGAAACTGGCCCTCACCCAGCGCCTGGAGGATTTGGCTTTCGATCAAGAGCAGACCCACCAAACCCGCGGGGGGCGGCTGCACCGCATCAAGACCAGCACCCCCAAAGTAAGTCCCTCGGCCTCTTCTTCGGCATCCAACCTAGCCCAAGGCTCCACTTCCGCTATGACCCCTGTCAGACCTTCCCTTTCCAACCTTCTTAGCTCTACGTCAATTCTCCCTGATGACCCCACTCTGCGCCTTAGTCCATCTGTGGTCAGTGCGGCACTTGCCTCAGCTCTCACCTCCCCCACATCACATTTTCACACTTGCAGTCCGTCATCACCGGCCGGCGCCTCATTGGTTAGCCCTCTAGCGCCAGAGAGCCCCCCGTGTCTGGGGGCCCCCTCCTTTCCCTCGCCGCGGACCCCGCCCTCAACCTCTCTGAAGCTGGCTCACTCCCAGTGGACCATGGGGGTGCGGACGTTTGTGGTTGACTCCCACAGTATCAGTGTCAACATCACCCCCAATCTGTCCCATAGTCCGGGCCCCTCCAGACACATCACCCCAGACTCTTTTAGCTCTTCCCCATCCACCACAACAACCAGGCCCACCCAACCAGGATCGGGCCCCTCTTCCCCCTACCGCTCGCCTATTTTGGGGCTCAGGCGCTCCACATGGAGCCCCTCACCCCGAACTCGGCCGTTGTCCAGCCTGACGCGCTCTTCTGTCCTCTACGCTCCTTCCTCACCCTCCCCTTACTCTTCCTCTCACTCCCCATCTCCCAGCTATTCCTCTGCCTACTACggctcttcttcttctgttttcACCCCCTCTCGCTCCTACCTCGCCTCTGGCACCACCAACTCCTACGGCCACTCCACCAGCTACACGCCCCTCTACCCAAGACACTACAGTTCTTACCGGCCCCGGCACTAA
- the LOC117468280 gene encoding protein bicaudal D homolog 1-like isoform X2, whose amino-acid sequence MAAGGAGCGDTVEQCRAEVERLTRELAEANREKIQAAECGLVVLEENQSLKQQYAELEAEQETLRLELEQLQEAFGQAYSTQRRVAEDGETNEETLLQESASKEAYYMGRLLELQSALTKSRATSSNVLADNEHLSTLLQELRESNDVLELQRSRMREEIREYKFREGRLLQDYTELEEENITLQKLVSTLKQNQVEYEGLKHEIKVLEEETEILNSQLQDALRLKDMSDAQLEESLESLKSEREQKKHLRRELVHHLSMCDVAYTGSAHLTFSSAPPSGTATPTTMLSPNAEDPTRCNGHLQGGTAAGTAGSVPRANGDCRVSGWKSEGGVTSDLFNEMNMTEIQKLKQQLVTVERENVSLMTSLQESQSQLQHTQAALTEQHEKSLRLNQRVTVLRRLNRRARLHHEAPACAPSQLHPEALVELDRDEEEAEEEGGTEEDRSETLNKSQVFSYQTPGLEILQCKYRVAVTEVVELKAEVKCLRDRLAQGVEVAAEEKPRRNSLQKLDRQVNTLEKNCREGREKISSLELELQAAQSAASESRGALNAAQDELVILSEELAQLYHHVCLCNNETPNRIVLDYYRQGRGLRGLSATLKAMSADNSKVLLTPRLARRLAAVASSTLTPGESRSPSQSPSKEPLSREGGGEKEKGGLLEPPEQSLPPCTPPTRSPSISASSSSSSSSSPALEPASELRREPMNIYNLNAIIKDQVKHLQRAVDTSLQLSRQRAAARELAPLMDKDKEVCMEEILKLKSLLSTKREQIATLRLVLRANKQTAEGALSNLKSKYEAEKTMVRDTMTRLRNELKALKEDAATFSSLRAMFATRCDEYVTQLDDMQMQLAAAEDEKKTLNSLLRMAIQQKLALTQRLEDLAFDQEQTHQTRGGRLHRIKTSTPKVSPSASSSASNLAQGSTSAMTPVRPSLSNLLSSTSILPDDPTLRLSPSVVSAALASALTSPTSHFHTCSPSSPAGASLVSPLAPESPPCLGAPSFPSPRTPPSTSLKLAHSQWTMGVRTFVVDSHSISVNITPNLSHSPGPSRHITPDSFSSSPSTTTTRPTQPGSGPSSPYRSPILGLRRSTWSPSPRTRPLSSLTRSSVLYAPSSPSPYSSSHSPSPSYSSAYYGSSSSVFTPSRSYLASGTTNSYGHSTSYTPLYPRHYSSYRPRH is encoded by the exons GCGTTTGGCCAGGCCTACTCTACCCAGCGTAGGGTGGCAGAAGATGGGGAGACCAACGAGGAGACGCTGCTGCAGGAGTCTGCCAGCAAGGAGGCTTACTACATGGGCCGCCTCCTGGAGCTCCAGTCGGCTCTGACGAAAAGCCGGGCCACCTCCTCTAACGTTCTGGCTGACAACGAACACCTGAGCACCCTGCTGCAGGAGCTGAGGGAG AGCAATGACGTGTTGGAGCTTCAGCGCAGCCGGATGCGAGAGGAGATCAGGGAGTACAAGTTTCGAGAGGGACGGCTGCTCCAGGACTACACCGAGCTGGAGGAGGAGAACATTACGCTGCAGAAACTGGTGTCGACACTCAAACAGAATCAG GTGGAGTATGAAGGTCTGAAGCATGAGATTAAGGTCCTGGAGGAGGAGACAGAGATCCTAAACAGCCAGTTGCAGGACGCGCTGCGTTTGAAGGACATGTCAGACGCTCAGCTGGAGGAGTCCCTGGAGTCTCTGAAGAGCGAGCGTGAGCAGAAGAAGCACCTGCGCAGGGAGCTGGTACACCACCTCAGCATGTGTGATGTGGCCTACACAGGAAGTGCCCACCTCACGTTCAGCTCCGCCCCGCCCAGTGGAACCGCCACCCCGACGACTATGCTCTCCCCAAACGCAGAAGATCCAACGAG GTGTAATGGCCACCTCCAGGGTGGGACCGCAGCGGGAACAGCAGGGTCGGTGCCCAGAGCTAATGGAGACTGCCGGGTCTCGGGTTGGAAATCTGAGGGTGGGGTGACGTCGGACCTCTTCAACGAGATGAACATGACAGAGATTCAGAAGCTCAAGCAGCAGCTGGTGACG GTTGAACGTGAGAATGTCTCCCTGATGACCAGTCTGCAGGAGTCCCAGAGTCAGCTTCAACACACCCAGGCTGCCCTGACCGAGCAGCATGAGAAGTCCCTCCGCCTGAACCAAAGAGTCACTGTCCTCCGCCGCCTGAATCGCAGGGCCCGCCTACACCATGAAGCCCCTGCTTGTGCCCCCTCTCAGCTCCACCCTGAGGCCCTGGTGGAGCTGGACAGAGATGAAGAGGAGGCTGAAGAGGAAGGAGGGACTGAGGAGGATCGGAGTGAGACACTAAACAAAAGTCAGGTATTTTCTTACCAGACGCCAGGACTGGAGATTCTGCAGTGCAAGTACCGTGTGGCTGTGACAGAGGTGGTGGAGCTCAAGGCGGAGGTGAAATGTCTCCGTGATCGACTGGCTCAGGGTGTGGAAGTGGCAGCGGAGGAGAAGCCAAGGCGAAACAGTCTGCAGAAGCTGGACAGGCAGGTCAACACGTTGGAGAAGAACTGCCGGGAGGGACGTGAGAAG ATTTCCAGCCTGGAGTTGGAGTTGCAGGCAGCTCAGTCAGCAGCCAGCGAGAGTCGGGGTGCGTTGAACGCAGCTCAAGATGAGTTGGTGATTCTCAGTGAGGAGCTCGCCCAGCTCTACCACCACGTCTGTCTGTGCAACAACGAGACGCCCAACCGTATCGTGCTGGACTACTACAG acaAGGCAGAGGGCTCCGGGGCCTCAGTGCCACTCTTAAAGCCATGTCTGCTGACAACAGCAAAGTTCTCCTCACACCACGCCTCGCCAGGCGGCTGGCGGCTGTCGCTTCATCCACCCTGACTCCCGGGGAGTCGCGTAGCCCCTCACAGTCTCCATCCAAGGAGCCTTTATCTAGGGAAGGTGGCGGGGAGAAGGAAAAGGGGGGCCTCCTGGAGCCACCTGAGCAGAGCCTGCCGCCCTGCACACCTCCAACCCGCTCACCTAGCATCAGTGCCTCTTCATCAAGTTCCTCATCATCCTCGCCTGCCCTGGAGCCAGCTAGTGAGCTGCGCAGGGAACCCATGAACATATACAACCTCAACGCCATCATCAAAGACCAG GTGAAGCACCTGCAGCGGGCAGTAGACACGTCTCTGCAGCTGTCCAGACAGAGAGCTGCAGCCAGAGAGCTGGCGCCTCTGATGGACAAGGACAAGGAGGTCTGCATGGAGGAGATCCTGAAGCTCAAGTCTTTGCTCAGCACCAAGAGAGAGCAGATCGCCACCCTCAGACTGGTACTCAGGGCCAACAAACAG ACGGCTGAAGGGGCTCTGTCCAACTTGAAGAGTAAGTATGAGGCGGAGAAAACCATGGTTAGGGACACCATGACGAGGCTGAGGAACGAGCTGAAGGCCTTGAAGGAAGATGCCGCCACTTTCTCATCTCTGCGCGCCATGTTTGCCACCAG GTGCGATGAGTATGTTACCCAGCTGGATGACATGCAGATGCAGCTGGCTGCGGCGGAGGATGAGAAGAAGACTTTGAACTCCCTCCTGCGCATGGCTATCCAGCAGAAACTGGCCCTCACCCAGCGCCTGGAGGATTTGGCTTTCGATCAAGAGCAGACCCACCAAACCCGCGGGGGGCGGCTGCACCGCATCAAGACCAGCACCCCCAAAGTAAGTCCCTCGGCCTCTTCTTCGGCATCCAACCTAGCCCAAGGCTCCACTTCCGCTATGACCCCTGTCAGACCTTCCCTTTCCAACCTTCTTAGCTCTACGTCAATTCTCCCTGATGACCCCACTCTGCGCCTTAGTCCATCTGTGGTCAGTGCGGCACTTGCCTCAGCTCTCACCTCCCCCACATCACATTTTCACACTTGCAGTCCGTCATCACCGGCCGGCGCCTCATTGGTTAGCCCTCTAGCGCCAGAGAGCCCCCCGTGTCTGGGGGCCCCCTCCTTTCCCTCGCCGCGGACCCCGCCCTCAACCTCTCTGAAGCTGGCTCACTCCCAGTGGACCATGGGGGTGCGGACGTTTGTGGTTGACTCCCACAGTATCAGTGTCAACATCACCCCCAATCTGTCCCATAGTCCGGGCCCCTCCAGACACATCACCCCAGACTCTTTTAGCTCTTCCCCATCCACCACAACAACCAGGCCCACCCAACCAGGATCGGGCCCCTCTTCCCCCTACCGCTCGCCTATTTTGGGGCTCAGGCGCTCCACATGGAGCCCCTCACCCCGAACTCGGCCGTTGTCCAGCCTGACGCGCTCTTCTGTCCTCTACGCTCCTTCCTCACCCTCCCCTTACTCTTCCTCTCACTCCCCATCTCCCAGCTATTCCTCTGCCTACTACggctcttcttcttctgttttcACCCCCTCTCGCTCCTACCTCGCCTCTGGCACCACCAACTCCTACGGCCACTCCACCAGCTACACGCCCCTCTACCCAAGACACTACAGTTCTTACCGGCCCCGGCACTAA
- the LOC117468280 gene encoding protein bicaudal D homolog 1-like isoform X4 codes for MAAGGAGCGDTVEQCRAEVERLTRELAEANREKIQAAECGLVVLEENQSLKQQYAELEAEQETLRLELEQLQEAFGQAYSTQRRVAEDGETNEETLLQESASKEAYYMGRLLELQSALTKSRATSSNVLADNEHLSTLLQELREQSNDVLELQRSRMREEIREYKFREGRLLQDYTELEEENITLQKLVSTLKQNQVEYEGLKHEIKVLEEETEILNSQLQDALRLKDMSDAQLEESLESLKSEREQKKHLRRELVHHLSMCDVAYTGSAHLTFSSAPPSGTATPTTMLSPNAEDPTRCNGHLQGGTAAGTAGSVPRANGDCRVSGWKSEGGVTSDLFNEMNMTEIQKLKQQLVTVERENVSLMTSLQESQSQLQHTQAALTEQHEKSLRLNQRVTVLRRLNRRARLHHEAPACAPSQLHPEALVELDRDEEEAEEEGGTEEDRSETLNKSQVFSYQTPGLEILQCKYRVAVTEVVELKAEVKCLRDRLAQGVEVAAEEKPRRNSLQKLDRQVNTLEKNCREGREKISSLELELQAAQSAASESRGALNAAQDELVILSEELAQLYHHVCLCNNETPNRIVLDYYRQGRGLRGLSATLKAMSADNSKVLLTPRLARRLAAVASSTLTPGESRSPSQSPSKEPLSREGGGEKEKGGLLEPPEQSLPPCTPPTRSPSISASSSSSSSSSPALEPASELRREPMNIYNLNAIIKDQVKHLQRAVDTSLQLSRQRAAARELAPLMDKDKEVCMEEILKLKSLLSTKREQIATLRLVLRANKQTAEGALSNLKSKYEAEKTMVRDTMTRLRNELKALKEDAATFSSLRAMFATRCDEYVTQLDDMQMQLAAAEDEKKTLNSLLRMAIQQKLALTQRLEDLAFDQEQTHQTRGGRLHRIKTSTPKIVSRLLPQCRSSYPPHS; via the exons GCGTTTGGCCAGGCCTACTCTACCCAGCGTAGGGTGGCAGAAGATGGGGAGACCAACGAGGAGACGCTGCTGCAGGAGTCTGCCAGCAAGGAGGCTTACTACATGGGCCGCCTCCTGGAGCTCCAGTCGGCTCTGACGAAAAGCCGGGCCACCTCCTCTAACGTTCTGGCTGACAACGAACACCTGAGCACCCTGCTGCAGGAGCTGAGGGAG CAGAGCAATGACGTGTTGGAGCTTCAGCGCAGCCGGATGCGAGAGGAGATCAGGGAGTACAAGTTTCGAGAGGGACGGCTGCTCCAGGACTACACCGAGCTGGAGGAGGAGAACATTACGCTGCAGAAACTGGTGTCGACACTCAAACAGAATCAG GTGGAGTATGAAGGTCTGAAGCATGAGATTAAGGTCCTGGAGGAGGAGACAGAGATCCTAAACAGCCAGTTGCAGGACGCGCTGCGTTTGAAGGACATGTCAGACGCTCAGCTGGAGGAGTCCCTGGAGTCTCTGAAGAGCGAGCGTGAGCAGAAGAAGCACCTGCGCAGGGAGCTGGTACACCACCTCAGCATGTGTGATGTGGCCTACACAGGAAGTGCCCACCTCACGTTCAGCTCCGCCCCGCCCAGTGGAACCGCCACCCCGACGACTATGCTCTCCCCAAACGCAGAAGATCCAACGAG GTGTAATGGCCACCTCCAGGGTGGGACCGCAGCGGGAACAGCAGGGTCGGTGCCCAGAGCTAATGGAGACTGCCGGGTCTCGGGTTGGAAATCTGAGGGTGGGGTGACGTCGGACCTCTTCAACGAGATGAACATGACAGAGATTCAGAAGCTCAAGCAGCAGCTGGTGACG GTTGAACGTGAGAATGTCTCCCTGATGACCAGTCTGCAGGAGTCCCAGAGTCAGCTTCAACACACCCAGGCTGCCCTGACCGAGCAGCATGAGAAGTCCCTCCGCCTGAACCAAAGAGTCACTGTCCTCCGCCGCCTGAATCGCAGGGCCCGCCTACACCATGAAGCCCCTGCTTGTGCCCCCTCTCAGCTCCACCCTGAGGCCCTGGTGGAGCTGGACAGAGATGAAGAGGAGGCTGAAGAGGAAGGAGGGACTGAGGAGGATCGGAGTGAGACACTAAACAAAAGTCAGGTATTTTCTTACCAGACGCCAGGACTGGAGATTCTGCAGTGCAAGTACCGTGTGGCTGTGACAGAGGTGGTGGAGCTCAAGGCGGAGGTGAAATGTCTCCGTGATCGACTGGCTCAGGGTGTGGAAGTGGCAGCGGAGGAGAAGCCAAGGCGAAACAGTCTGCAGAAGCTGGACAGGCAGGTCAACACGTTGGAGAAGAACTGCCGGGAGGGACGTGAGAAG ATTTCCAGCCTGGAGTTGGAGTTGCAGGCAGCTCAGTCAGCAGCCAGCGAGAGTCGGGGTGCGTTGAACGCAGCTCAAGATGAGTTGGTGATTCTCAGTGAGGAGCTCGCCCAGCTCTACCACCACGTCTGTCTGTGCAACAACGAGACGCCCAACCGTATCGTGCTGGACTACTACAG acaAGGCAGAGGGCTCCGGGGCCTCAGTGCCACTCTTAAAGCCATGTCTGCTGACAACAGCAAAGTTCTCCTCACACCACGCCTCGCCAGGCGGCTGGCGGCTGTCGCTTCATCCACCCTGACTCCCGGGGAGTCGCGTAGCCCCTCACAGTCTCCATCCAAGGAGCCTTTATCTAGGGAAGGTGGCGGGGAGAAGGAAAAGGGGGGCCTCCTGGAGCCACCTGAGCAGAGCCTGCCGCCCTGCACACCTCCAACCCGCTCACCTAGCATCAGTGCCTCTTCATCAAGTTCCTCATCATCCTCGCCTGCCCTGGAGCCAGCTAGTGAGCTGCGCAGGGAACCCATGAACATATACAACCTCAACGCCATCATCAAAGACCAG GTGAAGCACCTGCAGCGGGCAGTAGACACGTCTCTGCAGCTGTCCAGACAGAGAGCTGCAGCCAGAGAGCTGGCGCCTCTGATGGACAAGGACAAGGAGGTCTGCATGGAGGAGATCCTGAAGCTCAAGTCTTTGCTCAGCACCAAGAGAGAGCAGATCGCCACCCTCAGACTGGTACTCAGGGCCAACAAACAG ACGGCTGAAGGGGCTCTGTCCAACTTGAAGAGTAAGTATGAGGCGGAGAAAACCATGGTTAGGGACACCATGACGAGGCTGAGGAACGAGCTGAAGGCCTTGAAGGAAGATGCCGCCACTTTCTCATCTCTGCGCGCCATGTTTGCCACCAG GTGCGATGAGTATGTTACCCAGCTGGATGACATGCAGATGCAGCTGGCTGCGGCGGAGGATGAGAAGAAGACTTTGAACTCCCTCCTGCGCATGGCTATCCAGCAGAAACTGGCCCTCACCCAGCGCCTGGAGGATTTGGCTTTCGATCAAGAGCAGACCCACCAAACCCGCGGGGGGCGGCTGCACCGCATCAAGACCAGCACCCCCAAA ATCGTCAGTAGGCTTCTGCCACAGTGCCGTTCCTCGTACCCCCCCCACAGCTGA